The genomic region taatctgcccccctcaacgtcgccgacacctgcctacacttattaactcctaatctgccgagcggacctgagcgctactataataaagttattaacccctaacccgcctcactaaccctatcataaatagtattaacccctaatctgccctccctaacatcgccgacacctaccttcaattattaacccctaatcttccgatcggagctcaccgctattctaataaatgtattaacccctaaagctaagtctaaccctaacactaacacccccctaagttaaatataatttacatctaacgaaataaattaactcttattaaataaattattcctatttaaagctaaatacttacctgtaaaataaatcctaatatagctacactataaattataattatattatagctactttaggattaatatttattttacaggcaactttgtatttattttaaccaggtacaatagctattaaatagttaagaactatttaatagctacctagttaaaataataacaaatttacctgtaaaataaatcctaacctaagatataattaaacttaacactacactatcaataaaataattaaataaactacctacaattacctacaattaacctaacactacactatcaataaattaattaaacacaattgctacaaataaatacaattaaataaactatctaaagtacaaaaaataaaaaataactaagttacaaaaaataaaaaaatatttacaaacataagaaaaatattacaacaattttaaactaattacacctactctaagccccctaataaaataacaaagccccccaaaataaaaaattccctaccctattctaaattaaaaaagttacaagctcttttaccttaccagccctgaacagggccctttgcggggcatgccccaagaagttcagctcttttgcctgtaaaaaaaaacatacaataccccccccccaacattacaacccaccacccacatacccctaatctaacccaaaccccccttaaataaacctaacactaatcccctgaagatcttcctaccttgtcttcaccatccaggtatcaccgatccgtcctggctccaagatcttcatccaacccaagcgggggttggcgatccataatccggtgctgaagaggtccagaagaggctccaaagtcttcctcctatccggcaagaagaggacatccggaccggcaaacatcttctccaagaggcatcttcgatcttcttccatccggagcgaagcggcaggatcctgacgacctccagtgcggaacatccatccagaccgacgactgaacgacgaatgactgttcctttaagggacgtcatccaagatggcgtccctcgaattccgattggctgataggattctatcagccaatcggaattaaggtaggaattttctgattggctgatggaatcagccaatcagaatctagttcaatccgattggccgatccaatcagccaatcagattgagctcgcattctattggctgatcggaacagccaatagaatgcgagctcaatctgattggctgattgagggtgcagacgtaggaagtgtttccccatagcaaacaatggggctgcgttaggagctgaacgctgcttttttgcaggtgttaggttttttttcagctcaaacagccccattgtttcctatgggagaatcgtgcacgagcacgtttttgaggctggccgcgtccgtaagcaactctggtatcgagagttgcatttgcggtaaaaatgctctacgctccttttttggagcctaacgcagcatttgtttgaactctcgataccagagttaattttatggtgcggccagaaaaaagcccgcggagcgttaacagcccttctaccgccaaactccaaatctaggcctaagagaattaagcaatttagatattAGAAGCaactttgaaagttgtttaaaatcacatgctctatctaaatcataaaataaaaatttggggtttcatgtccctttaatatatgtttgaTAAAGATACTCATTTAAGTAAGAACAGCAGACATAGTTCATGCAAATGAGGAAATGCAACAGTTTAGTATAATATTTCTGTCTTGTGTTTAATttgcatattattatattatttaagaaGTTATCTTCGTTGGGTTTTTACCACATGTGCTTTACATACCTAAACTAATTAAAATGTTGATCCTTGCTGTACTGAATTGCATCTTAATTTCATGTAAGTAAAGGTGGCAGCACAaaggcaacaaaaaataaaaataaataaatacattatatatataaatatattttacaacaaagtCATGTTTTCTCTTTCAGATGCTGAGTGTCAGACTCCAGGTCTATCACCCTCTACTCTTTCAGTTCCTACTACTCAAAAAGCAACATTAATTTGCAATGTTGGAGTAAAAGATCTGCACCCTACATGTTTGCTGAGGCAGATTCCCGGAGAAGCTCCAAAGCTCATTGTATGTGACCGTTCTTCGTTCACATCTCCACAGTTTGGACCTGGAATGTCATCCACacattatgatttttcaaagaacaGTGCTTGGACTGAGTATACATTGTCTATAAAAAATGTGGATATTGGAGACACAGCTCTTTATCATTGTGTCAAGTATTATGATGGCCCTGGATACCACTGTAATAAATAGCTGAACAAAAACCTCTTCTTTTGTTGAACTACTCATATACTAAATACCAGCTGGCAACACATAACTTCTGATGCAGTAAATGACAGATGGTTCTATTTAAACAGACATTAGCATgttcttttgtaatttttttatttagatgtgGTATAATAATGTACATGACGTATACTTGATAACTCATAATTCTGTATCTTAAAACACTGTCCTTTTGTTTGGTGCTTTTCAAAGAACACATATTCGTATTAAAAATGGTTTGTGTCTTGCAGTGACAAGTTTTTAATAGCGTGGGATTTTAATTCTTGActtcttgtttttattatatgttattatatgttGTGTTTATTATAATCTTATACATCCACTGAAATAAATCATTAGACAAACATCTCAAATGATCTCAAGATTCATATAGAAAgagtcagtggcgtatttaggttttgtgctgccctaggagctcaaaattctgctgcccccaccaaGGTTTTACTTCCACAAACACAAAACAGAGTGCTGAAATTCAACAAAACTAAAGACAATAGCCAGCTAAATGATCGAAAGGTTCAGAGTTACTTCTAAACTGTAAGCAGCATGGGCACTCTCTTATTATACCCCCCCTTGAATGTATCTTTGGGCAAAAGTGTTTTTAACCGATATATGCTTatgaaatgctgacatgtttcggcctgagtCGTAATTGTAGCTATCCAATACACCTGCACAGGaaatatttaaaagcagtactcTTGCTCTATTGGACAATACATAAGTCCAATCAGATTCACCTAATAAGTGGGTGTATTGTGGTCAATACATGTGTAAACTTTGTTGCTTATTACTCTGTATACTCTTGATGGATAATGGTAGTATTTCAGAATTGAAATTATGCAATcagtcttattgttattattaaaggaTCATTGTCCTCATactgtactggcgatattattacatattatatgTTAACACCAATTGGAGATAAAAGTTGATATTGGTACACAAACAGGTTATACAGATGAGCACTATTTATATCAACAAAATCATAACTTATGTATGTATTCTAAATTGCCTTAAAACCTATATTATTGTCAAATAAATAATCCATGTATAAAATTCCCACTAAGGATTTAAATGTAGGTTCAAAATAGTACATATAACTCCAACTTTAATGTTTGGGGGCTATGCATACAAACTTCGATATAAACACAATAGGAGAATATCCATGATAATGTCGTGCATACATGGAATCTGAACATACATATGTGGATTAATAAGGTAGAGATACACTCTTAGCAATTCTCCAATTTGTGTCAAACGATATTAGCACCATTCATGTATATCACTTATAATACTTAGATCATATGTTTGTCGTAAAGACATATAAGAAACTTAACTGCATGGACAAGACTAGTTTTTAAACTTATATCTAAATATCTTCAATCACGTTAGCAGTACAGTATTATATTCACTGgctatatctacatatatacagtatgtagaaatgAATTATGGACAAATCCTAATGAATAGCTCTAAAGCATGATTAGAGAGGCTTTATATTTGTCAATCCCTCATGAGAAGGGATTGAAGGCTGTGGAATTTTTTCTACCAACGTTTTTGAGCTTCAGCAAGGAATTCAGAGATTTTGTATTGAAAGCCACGGGGTTCATGCTCACCcacaactactttaaatttgaaggagagttctacctccagagatgtggtacagcaatgggggcaaaatttgccccctcctatgccaacctgtttatgggttgatgggagctgtcccacatctatagaGATGAGAACCCCTGTAAAGAAAATATAGTGGGTTTTTTTAACGCTATATCGATGATCTGATATTTATTTGGAACAGATCTGACAATGATCCTAGTGTATTTCTTGACACTTTGAATGATAATGATGTGGGACTCAGGTTCACCTCGGAGACACATAAGGAACAGATTAATTATCTGGATCTTACCCTTAGAATAAGTGAACAGGGGAAGATCATATGTGATATCTACAGGAAAccaattacaaaaaacacacttcTACATGCTAGGAGCTGTCACCCTAAACATGTTCCCTTTGGAGTGGCAAAGGGTCAGCTCATTAGGGTGAAAAGAAACTGTGCATTAGATTCCACATATCAAGAACAGAGCAAAGCATTGAGAACATGGTTACAACAGAGTGGGTACCCCAGGAAAATAATCAATAAAGCTCAAAGACAA from Bombina bombina isolate aBomBom1 chromosome 2, aBomBom1.pri, whole genome shotgun sequence harbors:
- the LOC128647293 gene encoding uncharacterized protein LOC128647293 encodes the protein MKSILAVLNCIFIMISYAECQTPVLSPSTLSVPTKQKATFICNVGVKNAHLTCLLRQIPGEAPKLIVCDHSSYTAPQFGPGMSSAHYDFSKNSAWTEYTLSIKNVDIGDTALYHCVKYYDGPGYHFIFVGFLPHVLYIPKLIKMLILAVLNCILISYAECQTPGLSPSTLSVPTTQKATLICNVGVKDLHPTCLLRQIPGEAPKLIVCDRSSFTSPQFGPGMSSTHYDFSKNSAWTEYTLSIKNVDIGDTALYHCVKYYDGPGYHCNK